A region of Cucumis melo cultivar AY chromosome 2, USDA_Cmelo_AY_1.0, whole genome shotgun sequence DNA encodes the following proteins:
- the LOC127148277 gene encoding uncharacterized protein LOC127148277 isoform X3 has protein sequence MQNLENIHVNPHNAEEEIDKTHLEVPFNRNHKLVVKIVAKVKDEHKLFDEMRRRILSFKNHKYLSIWSIFKFLQNYKSLTWSVEMPIDFYINGTAISVCLKFLIIYPCCFGVCTQLASEPIFLTRPSN, from the exons ATGcaaaatctagaaaatatcCATGTGAATCCACATAATGCAGAG GAAGAAATCGACAAAACACATCTGGAAGTGCCTTTCAATCGCAATCACAA gtTGGTGGTAAAAATTGTGGCTAAAGTGAAAGATGAACATAAGCTATTTGATGAAATGCGAAGGagaattttaagttttaagaaCCACAAGTATTT GAGCATTTGGAGCATTTTCAAGTTCTTGCAGAACTACAAGTCCCTTAC CTGGTCGGTGGAGATGCCGATTGATTTCTATATAAACGGCACAGCTATATCAGTATGTCTTAAATTCCTCATCATTTACCCTTGTTGTTTCGGTGTCTGCACTCAATTAGCCAGTGAACCTATATTTTTAACGAGACCATCAAATTAG
- the LOC127148277 gene encoding uncharacterized protein LOC127148277 isoform X5 has translation MQRLVVKIVAKVKDEHKLFDEMRRRILSFKNHKYLSIWSIFKFLQNYKSLTWSVEMPIDFYINGTAISVCLKFLIIYPCCFGVCTQLASEPIFLTRPSN, from the exons ATGCAGAG gtTGGTGGTAAAAATTGTGGCTAAAGTGAAAGATGAACATAAGCTATTTGATGAAATGCGAAGGagaattttaagttttaagaaCCACAAGTATTT GAGCATTTGGAGCATTTTCAAGTTCTTGCAGAACTACAAGTCCCTTAC CTGGTCGGTGGAGATGCCGATTGATTTCTATATAAACGGCACAGCTATATCAGTATGTCTTAAATTCCTCATCATTTACCCTTGTTGTTTCGGTGTCTGCACTCAATTAGCCAGTGAACCTATATTTTTAACGAGACCATCAAATTAG
- the LOC127148277 gene encoding uncharacterized protein LOC127148277 isoform X1 — translation MQNLENIHVNPHNAEVQKQLNENPFLFSSFSVGRSSLFEEIDKTHLEVPFNRNHKLVVKIVAKVKDEHKLFDEMRRRILSFKNHKYLSIWSIFKFLQNYKSLTWSVEMPIDFYINGTAISVCLKFLIIYPCCFGVCTQLASEPIFLTRPSN, via the exons ATGcaaaatctagaaaatatcCATGTGAATCCACATAATGCAGAGGTACAAAAACAACTAAATGAGAATCCATTCCTTTTCTCATCCTTTTCAGTTGGGAGAAGCTCTCTTTTT GAAGAAATCGACAAAACACATCTGGAAGTGCCTTTCAATCGCAATCACAA gtTGGTGGTAAAAATTGTGGCTAAAGTGAAAGATGAACATAAGCTATTTGATGAAATGCGAAGGagaattttaagttttaagaaCCACAAGTATTT GAGCATTTGGAGCATTTTCAAGTTCTTGCAGAACTACAAGTCCCTTAC CTGGTCGGTGGAGATGCCGATTGATTTCTATATAAACGGCACAGCTATATCAGTATGTCTTAAATTCCTCATCATTTACCCTTGTTGTTTCGGTGTCTGCACTCAATTAGCCAGTGAACCTATATTTTTAACGAGACCATCAAATTAG
- the LOC127148277 gene encoding uncharacterized protein LOC127148277 isoform X2, with product MQNLENIHVNPHNAEVQKQLNENPFLFSSFSVGRSSLFEEIDKTHLEVPFNRNHKLVVKIVAKVKDEHKLFDEMRRRILSFKNHKYFIWSIFKFLQNYKSLTWSVEMPIDFYINGTAISVCLKFLIIYPCCFGVCTQLASEPIFLTRPSN from the exons ATGcaaaatctagaaaatatcCATGTGAATCCACATAATGCAGAGGTACAAAAACAACTAAATGAGAATCCATTCCTTTTCTCATCCTTTTCAGTTGGGAGAAGCTCTCTTTTT GAAGAAATCGACAAAACACATCTGGAAGTGCCTTTCAATCGCAATCACAA gtTGGTGGTAAAAATTGTGGCTAAAGTGAAAGATGAACATAAGCTATTTGATGAAATGCGAAGGagaattttaagttttaagaaCCACAAGTATTT CATTTGGAGCATTTTCAAGTTCTTGCAGAACTACAAGTCCCTTAC CTGGTCGGTGGAGATGCCGATTGATTTCTATATAAACGGCACAGCTATATCAGTATGTCTTAAATTCCTCATCATTTACCCTTGTTGTTTCGGTGTCTGCACTCAATTAGCCAGTGAACCTATATTTTTAACGAGACCATCAAATTAG
- the LOC127148262 gene encoding polygalacturonase-like has product MPSQPFLFFPYFGKRLSLCRFLRFEMMVVVIIFLALLLKKHALTAAAGGLTFDIVNLGAKPDGKTDASHALQSAWARACSSTVASTVYVPKGRFYVQSGNFIGPCNYNSITFLINGTLVASSNFKVLAKSRTWISFSRINALSIYGGILDGQGTTLWACKNSGINTCSLGATTLEVSDSQNILINGLSSVNSQMYHIVVYDCQDVKIQGVKVLAASNSPNTDGIHVERSSNVTILNSNIRTGDDCISIGPGTSHLWMERLACGPGHGISIGSLGKWWEEAGVENVTLKTAHFNGTMNGVRIKSWGRPSNGFAKNILFQHIVFDNVNNPLIIDQNYCPHNQGCPGQASGVKISNVRYEDIHGTSATEVGINFECSPARPCNEIRLKDVKLIFKDQIAQASCEYATGTTLGLVQPSNCLV; this is encoded by the exons ATGCCTTCACAGCCCTTTTTATTTTTCCCATACTTTGGCAAAAGACTATCCCTTTGTAGATTTTTAAGATTTGAAATGATGGTTGTTGTTATAATTTTCCTTGCTCTTCTGTTAAAGAAGCACGCCTTGACTGCTGCTGCTGGTGGATTGACGTTTGATATCGTCAATCTTGGAGCCAAGCCGGATGGTAAGACCGATGCCTCTCATGCGTTGCAGTCTGCATGGGCTCGTGCATGCTCCTCTACAGTTGCGTCTACCGTTTATGTGCCCAAAGGAAGATTCTACGTTCAAAGTGGTAACTTTATTGGACCTTGTAACTATAATTCTATCACCTTTCTCATCAACGGCACACTTGTGGCTTCTTCGAATTTTAAGGTTCTGGCCAAATCAAGAACCTGGATTTCTTTCTCACGTATAAATGCACTTTCCATTTATGGTGGCATTCTTGATGGCCAAGGAACTACCTTGTGGGCTTGCAAAAACTCAGGGATCAACACTTGCTCTCTTGGCGCAACA ACGTTGGAAGTTTCAGATTCACAGAATATATTGATCAATGGATTATCTTCAGTTAACAGCCAAATGTATCACATTGTTGTGTATGACTGTCAAGACGTGAAGATTCAAGGAGTGAAAGTCTTAGCTGCCAGCAATAGCCCCAACACTGATGGCATTCATGTGGAGAGATCATCAAATGTTACCATTCTCAATTCAAACATTCGCACCGGGGACGACTGCATCTCAATTGGCCCTGGGACTTCCCATTTATGGATGGAAAGACTTGCATGTGGACCTGGACATGGAATCAG CATTGGGAGTTTGGGGAAATGGTGGGAAGAGGCTGGAGTGGAAAATGTGACATTAAAAACAGCTCATTTCAACGGAACAATGAATGGAGTGAGGATTAAATCTTGGGGAAGGCCCAGCAATGGGTTTGCAAAGAACATTCTTTTTCAACACATTGTTTTTGACAATGTCAACAACCCTCTCATCATTGATCAAAATTACTGCCCACATAACCAAGGCTGCCCCGGTCAG GCTTCTGGAGTAAAGATTAGTAATGTAAGATATGAAGACATCCATGGAACGTCAGCTACTGAAGTAGGTATAAACTTTGAGTGTAGCCCTGCAAGGCCATGCAACGAAATAAGATTGAAAGATGTAAAGTTGATATTCAAGGATCAAATTGCCCAAGCATCGTGTGAATATGCAACAGGAACTACCTTGGGTCTAGTTCAACCTTCTAATTGCTTAGTATAG
- the LOC127148277 gene encoding uncharacterized protein LOC127148277 isoform X4 → MQNLENIHVNPHNAEVQKQLNENPFLFSSFSVGRSSLFEEIDKTHLEVPFNRNHKLVVKIVAKVKDEHKLFDEMRRRILSFKNHKYLVSFLNKEHLEHFQVLAELQVPYLVGGDAD, encoded by the exons ATGcaaaatctagaaaatatcCATGTGAATCCACATAATGCAGAGGTACAAAAACAACTAAATGAGAATCCATTCCTTTTCTCATCCTTTTCAGTTGGGAGAAGCTCTCTTTTT GAAGAAATCGACAAAACACATCTGGAAGTGCCTTTCAATCGCAATCACAA gtTGGTGGTAAAAATTGTGGCTAAAGTGAAAGATGAACATAAGCTATTTGATGAAATGCGAAGGagaattttaagttttaagaaCCACAAGTATTT ggtttcttttttaaacaagGAGCATTTGGAGCATTTTCAAGTTCTTGCAGAACTACAAGTCCCTTAC CTGGTCGGTGGAGATGCCGATTGA
- the LOC127148267 gene encoding polygalacturonase-like — MALHKTLFILFLFLTLASASTFNVVDFGAKPNIGTDSSQAFEEAWASACRATTAVSIYVPKGRFYVKSIAFEGPCNNNDITIRIDGTLLAPSNYAVIANSGNWITFKRVDGVNVFGGVLDAQGFGLWACKNSKSSCPSGATSLEFSNSKNIMVSGLTSLNSQMFHIVINGCQNVKAQGLKISAAGNSPNTDGIHVALSSTVTILNSIIGTGDDCISIGPGTSNLWIENVACGPGHGISIGSLGREVQEDGVENVTVKSATFTNTQNGVRIKTWGKPSNGFARSVIFQDIVMVNVENPIIIDQNYCPDNKGCPGQDSGVKISDVTYRNIHGTSATQVAMKFDCSSKFPCNDITLEDVELSYKNEAAEASCSHAEGSAAGLVQPSSCL, encoded by the exons ATGGCTCTTCACAAAACCTTATTCattcttttcctcttcctcaCTTTGGCCTCGGCTTCCACCTTTAACGTAGTCGATTTCGGTGCAAAACCCAACATCGGAACCGACTCATCGCAGGCGTTCGAGGAAGCTTGGGCTAGTGCATGTCGTGCAACGACAGCCGTGTCCATTTATGTTCCAAAAGGGAGATTCTATGTGAAAAGTATAGCATTTGAAGGGCCTTGCAATAATAATGATATCACTATACGAATTGATGGGACGCTTTTGGCTCCATCAAACTATGCTGTGATTGCAAATTCAGGAAATTGGATCACTTTTAAACGTGTTGATGGTGTTAACGTGTTTGGTGGCGTTCTTGATGCCCAAGGATTTGGATTATGGGCTTGCAAGAATTCCAAAAGCTCTTGCCCCTCCGGAGCCACG TCGTTGGAATTTTCCAATTCAAAGAATATAATGGTTAGTGGCTTAACGTCACTAAATAGTCAAATGTTCCACATAGTAATCAATGGTTGTCAAAATGTGAAAGCACAAGGACTGAAGATATCAGCTGCTGGTAATAGCCCAAACACCGACGGCATTCACGTAGCATTATCCTCAACGGTTACTATCCTCAACTCTATAATTGGCACGGGCGACGATTGCATTTCAATAGGTCCTGGCACGTCGAACTTGTGGATTGAGAATGTTGCTTGTGGACCTGGACATGGAATCAG CATTGGGAGTTTAGGAAGAGAAGTGCAAGAAGATGGTGTTGAGAATGTAACAGTTAAATCTGCTACATTCACAAACACACAAAATGGGGTCAGAATTAAAACATGGGGAAAGCCGAGCAATGGATTTGCAAGAAGCGTTATCTTTCAAGACATTGTAATGGTCAATGTGGAAAATCCTATCATTATTGATCAAAATTATTGCCCCGACAACAAAGGTTGTCCTGGACAG gATTCTGGAGTTAAAATCAGCGATGTGACATATCGAAACATACACGGAACATCAGCGACGCAAGTTGCGATGAAATTCGATTGTAGCTCGAAATTTCCATGCAATGACATAACTTTGGAGGATGTGGAGTTGAGTTATAAGAATGAAGCAGCTGAAGCTTCATGTAGTCATGCTGAAGGAAGTGCTGCTGGTTTAGTTCAGCCATCAAGTTGTTTGTAG